From one Humulus lupulus chromosome 8, drHumLupu1.1, whole genome shotgun sequence genomic stretch:
- the LOC133795708 gene encoding uncharacterized protein LOC133795708, translating into MKAQQGPATVGLLLFNQKREIHSRNKKDMEFIAKRYGALQEVDRVIDYAEFHDKRLIPLPRSAKENFELALEADNSNTYARYWLSRLHMKYHVPGACKAVGAALLVEAENKRDKNAQYELGCWLRVEFCGTSLPHLVASSDIILVYCDVFLWSNARQSL; encoded by the exons ATGAAGGCTCAACAGGGGCCCGCTACAGTTGGTCTTCTTCTATTCAACCAAAAGAGAGAGATCCATAGTAGGAACAAGAAGGACATGGAGTTTATAGCTAAAAGGTATGGTGCTTTGCAGGAAGTAGACAGAGTCATTGATTATGCTGAGTTCCATGATAAACGTCTTATTCCTCTCCCCAGG TCAGCAAAGGAAAATTTTGAGTTGGCTCTAGAGGCAGACAACTCAAACACCTATGCCAGATATTGGTTGTCCAGATTGCATATGAAATATCATGTTCCTGGAGCATGTAAAGCAGT gGGTGCTGCATTGTTAGTAGAAGCTGAAAACAAGCGTGATAAAAATGCTCAATATGAACTGGGTTGCTGGTTGAGAGTTGAG TTTTGTGGAACGTCTTTGCCTCATTTAGTGGCCAGTTCAGACATTATACTT gtatattgtgATGTCTTTCTTTGGAGCAATGCTAGACAAAGTTTGTAG